In Arthrobacter alpinus, a single window of DNA contains:
- a CDS encoding acetyl-CoA C-acetyltransferase, producing the protein MSEQPEAFIYDAIRTPRGRGKKGSLHGTKPIDLVVGLIDALRERHPGLDETLIDDLILGVVSPVGDQGAVIARTAVLAAGLPDTVGGVQLNRFCASGLEAVNVAAQKVRSGWDQLVIAGGVESMSRVPIGSDGGAWAMDPATNYDTYFVPQGVGADLIATMEGFSREDVDVYAVRSQQLAARAWAEGRFANSVIPVKDQNGLVVLAVDEHMRPESTAASQATLRPAFAAMGGAGGFDAVALQKFHAVETIDHVHTAANSSGIVDGAALVLVGSAAVGAQLGLTPRARIVATATSGADPTIMLTGPTPATEKLLRTAGLTVDDIDLFEINEAFASVVLKYQKDLGIPEEKLNVNGGAIAMGHPLGATGAMILGTVLDELERTGKRRAVVTLCIGGGMGVATLIERV; encoded by the coding sequence GTGAGTGAACAGCCCGAAGCATTCATCTACGACGCCATCCGCACCCCTCGCGGCCGCGGTAAAAAAGGCTCATTGCACGGCACCAAGCCCATCGACCTGGTGGTGGGCCTGATCGACGCCCTGCGCGAACGCCACCCGGGACTTGATGAAACGCTCATCGATGACTTGATCCTCGGCGTTGTCTCACCCGTGGGCGACCAAGGCGCCGTCATTGCGCGTACCGCCGTGCTGGCCGCGGGCCTGCCTGACACCGTGGGTGGGGTGCAGCTCAACCGCTTCTGTGCCTCAGGCCTGGAAGCCGTCAATGTGGCGGCCCAGAAGGTGCGCTCGGGCTGGGACCAGCTGGTCATCGCCGGAGGCGTCGAATCCATGTCACGCGTGCCCATCGGCTCCGACGGCGGCGCCTGGGCGATGGACCCGGCCACCAACTACGACACCTACTTTGTCCCGCAGGGCGTGGGCGCGGACCTCATAGCCACCATGGAGGGCTTCAGCCGGGAAGACGTGGACGTTTACGCCGTGCGCTCGCAGCAGCTGGCGGCCCGGGCCTGGGCTGAGGGCCGCTTCGCCAACTCCGTCATTCCCGTGAAGGACCAGAACGGGCTGGTGGTCCTGGCCGTCGACGAGCACATGCGCCCCGAATCCACAGCCGCGTCGCAGGCAACCCTGCGCCCGGCCTTCGCCGCGATGGGCGGGGCCGGCGGCTTTGACGCTGTGGCGCTGCAAAAATTCCACGCCGTGGAGACTATCGACCACGTCCACACCGCAGCGAACTCCTCGGGAATTGTCGACGGCGCAGCCCTGGTCTTGGTGGGCAGCGCCGCGGTGGGTGCCCAGCTGGGGTTGACACCGCGGGCCAGGATTGTTGCCACGGCCACCTCCGGTGCCGACCCCACCATCATGCTCACCGGCCCCACCCCGGCCACGGAAAAACTGTTGCGGACCGCTGGCCTCACTGTCGATGACATCGACCTGTTTGAAATCAACGAGGCCTTCGCCTCCGTGGTCCTGAAGTACCAAAAGGACCTGGGCATCCCGGAGGAAAAACTGAACGTGAACGGCGGCGCCATTGCCATGGGCCACCCCCTCGGCGCCACGGGAGCAATGATCCTGGGCACCGTGCTGGACGAGCTGGAACGAACAGGCAAAAGGCGGGCCGTGGTCACGCTGTGCATTGGCGGCGGCATGGGCGTGGCAACGTTGATCGAGAGGGTCTAA
- a CDS encoding SLC13 family permease, with amino-acid sequence MSDIAVMLLILTITIVIFVWNKIPVEIVALGVALLLFTTGIIDVNETFSGFGSQTVILIAALFVVAEAIDAAGITTWMGGLLVRFAGDSRTRLIALIMAFTALLTAIISVNGAVAALLPMVVVLAVRLGREPGQLLMPMAFAAHAGSLLVLTGSPVNILILEAALEATGRGIGFFEFALVGLPLLAGTMVAAIYVGPKLLPRRQPDSTPKDLSDHPRVILGHYWPEEHELLRLHVPADSPHAGEPIAGVLPGVRGEVHLLTVQDADGRPLATETLESGNFLVVRGAPLAISAFAKEHDMVVEATRTGSVACGLVSKSFGVAEVLVAPRSNLIGTDIYPGMVTASGALVVLAHQRAGQAPTSRAADTVGPGARIKAGDTLLLQGSWQALDKHTLDQNVLLVDSPDAIRRQTVPLGPGAVPALTVLLAMVVLMTTNVVPAAVAALLAAMAMVLCRVVTMGQAHRSMAWQTLILVAGMIPLSAAITKTGTAQMLADGIITLAGGGSRYLLLFGIFLVTAVLGQLISNTATALIIIPIALSIATEAGLSPLTVLMCVSVASAAALLTPIATPANMMIMRPAGYKFGDYWKFGGVVMVLYLAVGVFLVPVIWPF; translated from the coding sequence ATGAGCGATATCGCCGTAATGCTGCTTATTCTGACAATTACGATTGTCATATTTGTCTGGAACAAGATTCCCGTTGAAATAGTGGCCCTTGGTGTTGCCCTGCTACTTTTTACCACCGGAATAATTGATGTCAATGAAACTTTTTCAGGCTTTGGTTCACAAACTGTCATCCTCATTGCCGCACTCTTTGTTGTGGCAGAAGCTATCGATGCGGCCGGAATAACCACGTGGATGGGCGGGCTGCTGGTGAGATTTGCCGGCGACAGCCGCACGAGACTCATCGCGCTCATCATGGCCTTTACCGCTCTTCTCACAGCAATCATCAGCGTCAATGGGGCCGTCGCCGCACTGCTGCCCATGGTGGTCGTCCTCGCCGTTCGGCTTGGCCGGGAACCCGGGCAGCTGCTGATGCCGATGGCCTTTGCCGCCCATGCCGGTTCGCTGCTGGTGCTGACGGGCTCCCCCGTGAACATCTTGATCCTTGAAGCGGCTCTTGAGGCCACCGGACGCGGCATCGGTTTCTTCGAATTTGCCTTGGTGGGGCTTCCGTTGCTGGCCGGAACCATGGTGGCCGCCATCTACGTGGGGCCAAAGCTGTTGCCGCGCCGCCAGCCGGACAGCACACCCAAAGACCTTAGCGATCACCCCCGCGTCATCTTGGGCCATTATTGGCCGGAAGAACATGAACTTCTAAGGCTTCATGTTCCTGCGGACAGCCCCCATGCAGGTGAACCCATTGCCGGGGTGCTGCCAGGCGTCCGGGGGGAGGTCCATCTGCTCACAGTCCAGGATGCAGATGGGAGGCCTCTGGCGACGGAAACACTCGAATCTGGGAACTTCCTCGTGGTGCGTGGAGCACCCCTGGCAATTTCCGCCTTTGCCAAAGAGCACGACATGGTGGTGGAAGCCACCCGCACCGGCTCAGTTGCCTGTGGCTTGGTCAGCAAGAGTTTTGGCGTTGCCGAGGTGTTGGTGGCGCCACGGTCAAACCTCATCGGCACAGACATTTACCCGGGCATGGTCACCGCGAGCGGCGCGCTTGTGGTGTTGGCCCACCAACGGGCCGGGCAAGCTCCCACCAGCCGCGCAGCGGACACGGTTGGTCCAGGCGCCCGCATCAAGGCTGGCGACACCCTCCTGCTCCAAGGCAGCTGGCAGGCCCTGGACAAACACACGCTGGACCAAAACGTCCTCCTGGTTGACTCCCCCGATGCCATCCGCCGCCAGACCGTGCCACTGGGGCCTGGCGCAGTTCCTGCGTTGACGGTCCTGCTGGCCATGGTGGTCCTGATGACAACCAACGTTGTTCCTGCAGCCGTGGCCGCACTCCTGGCGGCCATGGCGATGGTCCTGTGCCGCGTGGTCACGATGGGGCAGGCGCACCGCTCCATGGCGTGGCAGACGTTGATTCTGGTGGCTGGCATGATTCCCTTGTCGGCCGCCATCACCAAGACCGGAACGGCGCAAATGCTGGCCGACGGCATCATCACCCTGGCCGGCGGCGGAAGTAGGTACCTGCTGTTGTTCGGAATCTTCCTTGTCACGGCCGTGTTGGGCCAGCTCATCAGCAACACGGCGACGGCCTTGATCATCATTCCGATCGCGCTGTCCATAGCCACAGAGGCAGGCCTGTCACCCCTGACAGTGCTGATGTGCGTCAGCGTGGCCTCTGCGGCGGCACTGTTGACGCCCATTGCCACCCCGGCCAACATGATGATCATGCGCCCGGCCGGGTACAAATTCGGCGATTACTGGAAGTTTGGCGGCGTAGTCATGGTCCTGTATCTAGCCGTTGGCGTGTTCCTGGTGCCCGTGATCTGGCCCTTTTAG
- a CDS encoding SHOCT domain-containing protein: protein MQFFEVFWSITVAFLFLAYLILLFQIVGDIFRDSSLSGVFKAIWIFFLLVTPYISALIYIIVRGNGMTERAVKAANAAQQQGEEYLRRVAGAHSPVEQIQAAKSLLDAGTITDAEFAQLKAKALA, encoded by the coding sequence ATGCAGTTCTTTGAAGTCTTCTGGTCTATTACCGTGGCGTTCCTTTTTCTGGCCTATCTCATCCTGCTGTTTCAGATCGTCGGAGACATCTTCCGCGATTCCAGCTTGTCCGGGGTATTCAAGGCAATATGGATCTTTTTCCTGTTGGTCACGCCATACATTTCGGCACTGATCTACATCATTGTTCGCGGAAATGGCATGACCGAACGCGCTGTGAAGGCAGCGAACGCGGCACAGCAACAGGGTGAAGAGTACCTGCGGCGCGTGGCGGGGGCTCATAGCCCCGTGGAGCAGATTCAGGCTGCCAAGTCACTCTTGGACGCAGGCACCATCACCGATGCCGAATTCGCACAGCTCAAGGCCAAGGCTCTGGCTTGA
- a CDS encoding leucyl aminopeptidase, with product MAHSPIKLIPAAYDPAPSLHLDPQVAAAAALSGAATAVGYFVSVDGEIPAELDLGREALAAAGFTGAAGQAVYLPREGSTAVVAVGAGNGTTRSVDEVRDAAAAFARAAARHTALALVLPTGHGADGALAAQAAVEGALLARYRFSTLKNDPADLAIESLEIIGAGAGAEAGAERGKVLARSAALARDLANNPPGHLTAAEYAEFASEHGPAFGLSVETFDKAALIEMGCGGLLGVNAGSDEEPRLIVLRYTPEGDPTAHVALVGKGIMYDSGGISLKPSDPMHLAMKMDMAGSAAVLSAMTGLQDLGATAQVSAWLVCTDNMPSGTATKLGDVLTARNGTTVEVKNTDAEGRLVMMDALCLAMEENPDAIVDVATLTGAAMAALGTLVGAVIGNDQPLIEQVKAAGALSGESIWQLPLESRYRKQLDSDIADISNMGGPAAGAITAALFLSEFVKGTPWAHLDIAGTMKSDSDDSWRPRGATGYGTRLLSEFLVDYATQS from the coding sequence ATGGCACATTCACCCATTAAATTGATTCCGGCCGCCTACGATCCGGCCCCGTCCCTTCACCTTGATCCGCAAGTCGCGGCAGCCGCAGCCCTCTCTGGCGCGGCAACCGCCGTCGGCTATTTCGTGTCGGTGGACGGAGAAATTCCTGCGGAACTGGACCTGGGCCGCGAGGCTCTTGCTGCGGCCGGCTTCACCGGAGCCGCTGGTCAGGCCGTTTATCTTCCCCGTGAAGGTTCGACGGCGGTTGTCGCCGTGGGTGCCGGAAACGGCACGACCCGATCGGTGGACGAGGTGCGGGATGCGGCTGCCGCCTTCGCCCGCGCCGCTGCACGCCACACTGCGCTGGCACTGGTGTTGCCCACCGGCCACGGCGCCGATGGAGCACTAGCGGCACAGGCGGCCGTGGAAGGTGCGTTGTTGGCGCGCTACCGGTTCAGCACCTTGAAGAACGATCCTGCGGACCTTGCCATTGAAAGCCTTGAGATCATCGGGGCAGGAGCGGGCGCCGAGGCAGGGGCAGAACGGGGCAAGGTGCTGGCGCGTTCGGCCGCACTGGCCCGGGATCTCGCCAACAATCCGCCCGGGCATTTGACGGCCGCTGAGTATGCAGAATTTGCGTCCGAGCATGGCCCGGCTTTTGGGCTCAGTGTGGAGACCTTTGATAAGGCTGCGCTCATTGAGATGGGCTGCGGCGGTCTGCTTGGGGTTAACGCGGGCAGCGACGAAGAACCCCGGCTCATTGTGCTCCGCTACACGCCGGAGGGAGACCCCACGGCGCATGTGGCACTCGTGGGCAAAGGCATCATGTACGATTCCGGCGGCATCAGCCTCAAGCCCTCGGACCCCATGCACCTTGCCATGAAAATGGACATGGCAGGCTCAGCCGCGGTGCTTTCGGCCATGACAGGGCTGCAAGATCTGGGCGCAACGGCCCAGGTCAGCGCCTGGCTGGTATGCACCGACAACATGCCCTCCGGGACGGCCACCAAGCTTGGAGATGTCCTGACGGCCCGCAATGGAACCACTGTAGAAGTCAAGAACACCGACGCCGAGGGCCGTCTCGTCATGATGGATGCGCTGTGCCTTGCAATGGAGGAAAATCCTGATGCCATCGTGGATGTGGCCACGCTGACCGGGGCCGCCATGGCTGCGCTAGGTACTTTGGTGGGTGCCGTGATCGGCAACGACCAGCCTCTGATTGAGCAGGTCAAGGCTGCCGGTGCGCTTTCGGGTGAATCCATTTGGCAGCTGCCACTGGAGTCCAGGTACCGCAAACAGCTGGACTCGGACATTGCCGACATCTCCAACATGGGAGGGCCTGCGGCCGGTGCCATCACTGCCGCGCTGTTCCTGTCCGAGTTCGTCAAGGGAACACCGTGGGCGCATCTGGACATCGCCGGAACCATGAAGAGTGACAGCGATGATTCTTGGCGCCCGCGCGGTGCCACAGGCTACGGAACCCGGTTGCTGAGCGAATTTCTCGTGGACTATGCCACCCAGTCCTAA
- the cls gene encoding cardiolipin synthase has product MRHWLSDAGNLAWIFLALHIILGAIAVAYISARRRPATAIAWMLTIIFVPYVGLVAFLLVGFSRLPKARRDKQKFVNELILDRTEGFDQLSHRDEWPQGLAGLVTLNSTLGALPMVGGNDVELLPDYHGSIAAMAQAIDEARDYVHVEFYILVADQVTEPFFAALERAVARGVSVRVLSDHLASLMNPGRKATLARLAAIGADYHAMLPLRPWKGHWQRVDLRNHRKLMVVDGQVGFSGSQNLVHESYNKKKNIARGLRWHELMMRIHGPAVRELDAVFVTDWYSETEDLLVLDTSAVVLDPAPHRVDVQVVPSGPSFENDNNLKLFVAMIHQATERVSITSPYFVPEDSILLAMITAAGRGLSVELFVSEIGDQAMVYHAQRSYYEALLRAGVKIYLYKAPEVLHAKHFSIDADVAVVGSSNMDVRSFSLNMEISVLIHSGSFVDQLRAIEDGYRANSRELELADWIKRPVMEKFWDSAARLTSNLQ; this is encoded by the coding sequence ATCCGTCACTGGTTGAGCGACGCAGGCAATTTGGCCTGGATCTTCTTGGCCCTGCACATCATCCTTGGCGCCATCGCCGTGGCCTACATTTCGGCACGGCGCCGCCCGGCCACCGCCATTGCGTGGATGCTGACCATTATTTTTGTCCCGTACGTGGGTCTCGTCGCGTTCTTGTTGGTGGGCTTCTCCCGCCTTCCCAAGGCTCGGCGGGATAAACAAAAATTCGTCAATGAACTCATCCTCGACCGCACGGAGGGCTTCGACCAGCTCAGCCACAGGGATGAATGGCCACAAGGCCTGGCCGGACTCGTTACCCTCAACAGCACCCTCGGTGCCTTGCCCATGGTGGGAGGCAACGACGTCGAACTTCTCCCGGACTACCACGGCTCCATTGCGGCGATGGCCCAGGCCATCGATGAGGCGCGCGATTACGTCCACGTTGAGTTTTATATCCTGGTGGCCGATCAGGTCACGGAGCCTTTCTTCGCTGCGCTGGAGCGGGCCGTGGCACGCGGGGTCAGCGTACGAGTGCTCAGCGATCATCTGGCATCCCTCATGAACCCGGGGAGGAAGGCAACGTTGGCCAGGCTGGCGGCGATCGGCGCCGATTACCACGCCATGCTGCCGCTGCGGCCGTGGAAAGGCCACTGGCAACGCGTGGATCTGCGCAACCACCGCAAGCTGATGGTGGTCGATGGCCAGGTGGGCTTCAGCGGCTCGCAGAACCTGGTCCATGAAAGCTACAACAAGAAGAAGAACATTGCCCGCGGTTTGCGGTGGCATGAACTCATGATGCGCATCCATGGGCCCGCCGTCAGGGAGCTCGACGCCGTTTTCGTCACCGATTGGTACAGCGAAACCGAGGATCTGCTGGTCCTGGACACCTCAGCTGTGGTGTTGGACCCGGCCCCGCACCGTGTGGATGTGCAGGTGGTGCCGAGCGGCCCGAGCTTTGAAAATGACAACAACCTCAAATTGTTCGTTGCCATGATTCACCAGGCCACCGAGCGGGTCAGTATTACAAGCCCTTACTTTGTGCCCGAGGATTCCATCCTGCTGGCCATGATCACGGCCGCCGGGCGGGGCCTTTCCGTGGAGCTGTTTGTCTCGGAAATTGGGGACCAGGCAATGGTTTACCACGCGCAGCGCTCCTACTATGAGGCGCTGCTGCGGGCCGGGGTGAAGATCTACTTGTACAAGGCGCCGGAGGTCCTGCACGCCAAACACTTCAGCATCGATGCCGATGTTGCGGTGGTTGGATCCTCCAACATGGATGTGCGATCGTTCTCGCTCAACATGGAAATCTCGGTCCTGATTCATAGCGGATCCTTTGTGGATCAGCTGCGCGCCATCGAGGACGGCTACCGGGCCAACAGCCGTGAACTGGAGCTGGCCGACTGGATCAAGCGTCCCGTCATGGAAAAGTTCTGGGACAGCGCAGCAAGGCTGACCTCCAACCTCCAATAG
- a CDS encoding AI-2E family transporter: protein MSVSKQSEAPDSGSNSASESSGTKVLVSLAAAVIVLFGLSRISSIVGPVFLALILTICVYPLKQRLIARGVPAVLATMSTIVALYAVIAALVASVWVSAVQLTLLLPQFAPQITLLGNDLRVFLHDSLGIGDDQVRAIVEAVDLRVLLDTAYGLLGSAMNIGSGTVFLLLLLMFMSVDATYYPTILAVVQKKRAPVVDALTNFAKLSRSFMVMTTVFGAIVAALNLGLLLVLGVPGAGLWALLSFVCGFIPFIGFWISLVPAAIMALLAGGLPTFIAVVAFYGVINSLIQSIIQPKFVSGSVNLNMTLTFLSVIFWSALLGPLGALMAVPLSLFARAILVDSHPQAAWLRPFIGDVNDAKKMLAEQRAAAKAAKPKAAQPRP, encoded by the coding sequence ATGAGCGTGTCAAAGCAATCGGAGGCGCCGGATTCTGGCAGCAATTCGGCCTCAGAGTCCTCCGGAACCAAGGTGCTTGTCAGTTTGGCCGCGGCTGTCATTGTCCTCTTTGGACTCAGCCGGATTTCCTCCATTGTGGGCCCGGTCTTCTTGGCGTTGATCCTGACTATTTGTGTCTATCCCCTGAAGCAACGGCTCATCGCCCGCGGCGTGCCGGCGGTGTTGGCTACCATGTCCACGATTGTGGCCCTCTATGCCGTGATTGCTGCCCTTGTGGCCTCCGTGTGGGTATCTGCCGTACAGCTCACACTGCTCCTGCCGCAATTTGCCCCGCAAATAACTTTGCTTGGCAACGATCTGAGAGTCTTCTTGCACGACTCCTTGGGGATCGGCGACGATCAGGTCCGAGCCATTGTTGAGGCGGTGGACTTAAGGGTTCTTCTGGACACGGCCTATGGCTTGCTGGGCAGTGCCATGAATATTGGTTCCGGGACTGTGTTCCTCTTGCTGCTGTTGATGTTTATGAGCGTCGATGCCACCTACTACCCCACGATTCTTGCCGTGGTGCAGAAAAAACGGGCGCCGGTCGTTGACGCGCTGACCAACTTCGCCAAACTGTCCCGTTCCTTTATGGTCATGACAACCGTTTTTGGTGCCATCGTGGCAGCGCTAAATCTTGGGCTGCTGCTCGTTCTGGGTGTGCCAGGTGCGGGGTTGTGGGCCTTGTTGTCTTTTGTGTGCGGCTTCATCCCGTTCATTGGGTTCTGGATCTCACTGGTCCCCGCCGCCATCATGGCCCTGCTGGCAGGCGGCCTGCCCACCTTTATCGCCGTCGTCGCTTTCTACGGCGTCATCAACTCCCTGATTCAGTCCATCATTCAGCCCAAGTTCGTCTCCGGCTCGGTGAACCTGAACATGACCCTGACCTTCCTGTCAGTCATTTTCTGGTCGGCCCTGCTGGGACCACTCGGGGCTCTGATGGCCGTGCCGCTGTCCTTGTTTGCCAGGGCAATCCTGGTAGATTCCCACCCGCAAGCTGCCTGGCTGCGCCCGTTCATTGGCGACGTGAATGACGCCAAGAAAATGCTGGCTGAGCAGCGCGCGGCAGCAAAGGCAGCAAAACCCAAGGCTGCGCAGCCCAGGCCCTGA
- a CDS encoding AbgT family transporter, with protein MASKESALKPQKRSVLEKFLTGVEVVGDKVPHPAVIFLILIGLVMVLSVIFSVVGASATFQSANIVTGEIEDVTTNVRSLLDADGIRFLFTSMVNNFTNFGVVGVILVAMLGVGLAEEAGLISALIRKLVLVTHPSMITFVIVLLGVISSIATDAGYMVLIPLGAAIYHSLGRHPLAGLAAAFSGVAAGFGVNVLITPLDGMLTEVTNEAIHMMDPARNLDVTANLFFSIASTILVTIVCTVLTDKFVEPRLGAYEGPSAGHEDGVISPAEKKGLRWAMFTALGIAAVVLILSLPSWGPLRNPDTGSLIVAAPLLDSIIFLVMIVFLGCGIAYGLGAGTIKNSMDIINPIVKTFANLAGLIFLLLVIAQFIAYFAYTNLATVGAVGMADWLETSGFGPVPLLIGFVIVALIIDILMPGGLPAWAILAPIFVPLFMRLGIEPEAVLAAYRVGDSPMNIVTPLMPYFAMIVVFAQKYRPKSGVGTIVAMMLPYTVVLIVVWTAFLVLWFVTGIPWGPAS; from the coding sequence ATGGCAAGCAAAGAATCGGCACTTAAGCCACAGAAGAGATCAGTCCTGGAGAAATTTCTGACAGGCGTGGAGGTCGTGGGGGACAAGGTCCCGCACCCCGCAGTCATTTTCTTGATTCTCATCGGCCTGGTCATGGTCTTGTCCGTGATTTTCTCCGTTGTTGGTGCCAGTGCCACTTTCCAAAGCGCCAACATTGTCACGGGGGAAATCGAGGACGTCACCACCAACGTACGCAGCCTCCTGGACGCTGATGGCATCAGGTTCCTCTTTACCTCCATGGTCAACAACTTCACGAACTTTGGTGTGGTTGGCGTGATTTTGGTGGCCATGCTCGGTGTAGGCCTGGCCGAAGAAGCCGGCTTGATTTCCGCGTTGATTCGCAAGCTGGTCTTGGTGACGCACCCGAGCATGATCACCTTTGTGATTGTGCTTCTGGGCGTCATCTCCAGCATCGCCACTGACGCCGGATACATGGTGTTGATTCCGCTCGGTGCTGCCATCTACCACTCGCTGGGTAGGCATCCACTGGCAGGACTGGCCGCGGCGTTCTCTGGTGTTGCCGCAGGTTTTGGCGTGAATGTTTTGATCACACCCTTGGATGGCATGCTGACCGAGGTCACGAATGAGGCCATCCACATGATGGATCCGGCCAGAAACCTGGATGTCACCGCCAACCTGTTCTTCAGTATCGCGTCCACCATTTTAGTGACGATCGTCTGCACCGTTCTGACAGATAAGTTTGTGGAGCCTCGCCTCGGCGCCTATGAGGGCCCGTCTGCCGGTCACGAGGACGGTGTTATTAGCCCGGCGGAAAAGAAAGGCCTGCGATGGGCCATGTTTACCGCGCTGGGGATCGCCGCCGTCGTGCTCATCTTGTCGCTGCCGTCGTGGGGGCCGCTGCGCAACCCGGACACCGGCTCACTCATTGTGGCCGCGCCGTTGCTGGACAGCATCATCTTCCTCGTCATGATCGTGTTCCTTGGCTGCGGCATCGCCTACGGCCTCGGTGCCGGCACCATCAAAAACAGCATGGACATCATCAACCCGATCGTGAAGACGTTCGCCAATCTGGCCGGGCTGATTTTCCTGCTGCTGGTCATTGCCCAGTTCATCGCCTATTTTGCGTACACGAATCTTGCCACCGTTGGTGCCGTGGGCATGGCCGACTGGTTGGAAACATCCGGCTTTGGTCCGGTCCCGCTGCTGATCGGCTTCGTGATCGTTGCCTTGATCATCGACATCTTGATGCCCGGCGGCCTGCCCGCCTGGGCCATCCTGGCACCGATTTTCGTGCCGTTGTTCATGCGGCTGGGCATTGAACCTGAAGCGGTGTTGGCCGCCTACCGTGTGGGCGATTCGCCCATGAACATCGTCACTCCGCTGATGCCGTACTTTGCCATGATCGTGGTCTTCGCCCAGAAGTACCGCCCCAAGTCCGGAGTGGGCACCATTGTGGCCATGATGCTGCCTTACACCGTGGTCCTGATCGTGGTGTGGACCGCGTTCCTGGTGCTTTGGTTTGTCACCGGCATCCCGTGGGGTCCTGCCTCTTAA